ATCGCCTCGACGTCGGGGCCCACGGTCCCCTTGGAGAACCGGACCACACTGGGGGCATCGTTGATGGCGACGGCCTCACGGAGTTCTTCCTTGAGCCGGGTGGCGTCACGCGGCGCGGAAAGATGCAGTCCGGGCACTATCTGCAGCATGGACATGTCCCACATGCCGTGGTGGCTGGCTCCATCCGGACCGGTGACGCCGGCGCGGTCCAGCACGATCGTCACGCCCGCCTTGTGGAGGGCGACGTCCATGAGCAGCTGGTCAAAGGCACGGTTCAGGAAGGTCGCATAGAGCGCGACGACGGGATGCAGCCCACCGAAGGCCATCCCCGCCGCCGAGGTAAGGGCATGCTGTTCGGCAATTCCGACGTCGAACACACGCTCGGGGTGCTTTTCGGCGAAACGGTGCAGCCCCACGGGGATCAGCATGGCACCGGTGATGCCGACAATGTCCTCGCGCTCATCAGCAATGTCGGCAATCTCAGTGGCGAAGACTGATGTCCAGGACTGCTTGCCGCCCGGCTCCACGGCCTTGCCGGTTTCCGGGTCGATGACACCGACGGCGTGGAACTGGTCAGCCACGTTGGCGCGGGCCGGGGCGTAGCCGCGGCCCTTTTCCGTCATGGCGTGGACCAGGACCGGACCGTTGTAGTTGCGCGCCTTGATCAGCGCGCGCTCCACCGCGGCCATGTCATGGCCGTCAATGGGGCCGATGTACTTCAGGCCCAGGTCTTCGAACAATCCCTGCGGCGCCCACCAGTCCTTGATGCCGCGCTTGGCGGCGTGGAGGCTGTGATAGGTGAAGCGGCCCACGGGTCCGCCGTCCTGCAGGCGCTGCTTCCACCATCCGAGCGTATTTTCATACACGCGGTGGGTGCGCACGGTGTCCAGGGTGGGGCGCATGGACGCGAGGTAATCGGCAACCCCGCCGATGGTCGGGGCGTAGGAGCGGCCGTTGTCGTTGACCACGATGACGACGCGGCGCCGCTGGTCAGCCGCGATATTGTTCAGTGCTTCCCAGGCCATGCCGCCGGTCAGGGCGCCGTCGCCCACCATCACCACGGTGTAGCGGTCCCCTTCGCCGGTCAGCTGTCGGGCCCGGGAAATGCCGTCGGCCCAGGACAGCGAGGACGAAGCATGTGAGGACTCCACAATGTCATGCACAGATTCGGCACGGGAGGGATATCCGGACATTCCGCCCTGCTGCCGGAGAGTGGAGAAGTCCTGCCGGCCGGTGAGGATTTTGTGCACATAGGACTGGTGCCCGGTGTCAAAGACAATACTGTCCCGCGGCGAGTCGAAGACCCGATGGATACCCACCGTCAGTTCCACCACGCCCAGGTTGGGGCCAAGATGGCCGCCGGTCTGGGCCACGTTGCTGATGAGGAACGACCGGATTTCACCGGACAAGCGTTCCAACTGCTCCGTGGTGAGTTTGCTCAGGTCCCGCGGATCACGGATGGTTTCCAGAAGTCCCAACGGGCGCCTCCCTGCTTCAGGCAACGGCACTGCACACCGTCACAACGGTTTAACTCTAACGCTTGGCGGAGGGCACCCGGTTCCGCGACAGGCAAAGAGCCCCGTCCACCGAGTCGAAACGCGGCGGACGGGGCTCTTTGATCTCAAGGCCGGTCAGTGGCCCTGAATGCGGTGCGTGCCTGCTACTTCGCCGTGATCTGGCGCAGTACGTACTGCAGGATGCCGCCGTTGCGGTAGTAGTCAGCTTCACCCGGGGTGTCGATGCGCAGCACGGCCTCGAAGGAGATCGCCTCGCCGTTCTCCGGCGTCGCCGTGACCGTGACGGTCTTGGGCGTGTTGCCGTTGTTCAGCTCGGTCACACCGGAAACCGCGAAGGTCTCCGTGCCGGTCAGGCCCAGGGACTCGGCGTTGACGCCGGCCGGGTACTGCAGCGGAAGGACGCCCATGCCAATGAGGTTGGAGCGGTGGATACGCTCGTAGCTCTCGGCGATGACGGCCTTGACGCCCAGCAGTGCGGTGCCCTTGGCAGCCCAGTCACGCGAGGAACCGGAACCGTACTCCTTGCCGGCCAGGACAACCAGCGGAATGCCGGCGGCCTGGTAGTTGACCGAAGCGTCGTAGACGGCTGCCTGCGGTGCGTCAGCCTGGCTGAAGTCGCGGGTAAAGCCGCCTTCAACGCCGTCGAGCAGCTGGTTCTTGATGCGGATGTTCGCGAACGTGCCGCGGATCATCACTTCGTGGTTGCCTCGGCGGGAGCCGTAGGAGTTGAAGTCCTTGCGCTCGACACCGTGCTCCAGCAGGTAACGGCCCGCCGGGGTGTCGGACTTGAAGGAACCGGCCGGAGAGATGTGGTCGGTGGTGACCGAATCGCCGAGCTTCAGCAGGACGCGGGCGCCCTCGATGTCGGAGACCGGCTCCGGCTGAGCCTTCATGCCCTCGAAGTACGGGGGCTTCCGGACGTACGTGGACTCCGTGTCCCACTCGAAGGTTGCGCCTTCGGGGGTGGGCAGGGACTTCCAGCGGTCGTCGCCTTCGAAGATGGTGTCGTAGCTGTTGCTGAACATCTCCTTGTTGATGGAGGCGTCGATGATTTCCTGGACCTCGACCGGGTTCGGCCAGATGTCCTTCAGGAAAATGTCGTTACCGGCTTCGTCCTGGCCCAGCGGGTCATTTTCGAAGTCGAAGTCCATGGTGCCGGCCAGTGCGTAGGCAACCACCAGCGGCGGGGAGGCCAGGTAGTTCATCTTCACGTCCGGGTTGATCCGGCCTTCGAAGTTGCGGTTACCGGAAAGCACTGCGGTGACGGCGAGGTCGGCTTCCTGGATGGCCGTGGAGATTTCCTCTTCCAGCGGGCCCGAGTTACCGATGCAGGTGGCGCAGCCGTAACCGACGACGAAGAAGCCGAGCTTCTCCAGGTACGGGATCAGGCCGGACTTCTCGTAGTAGTCGGTGACTACCTTGGAGCCGGGAGCCACGGAGGTCTTGACCCACGGCTTGGAGGCGAGGCCCTTTTCGACGGCGTTGCGGGCCAGCACTGCTGCCGCCATCATCACCGAGGGGTTGGACGTGTTGGTGCAGGACGTGATCGAGGCGATCGACACGGCGCCGTGGTCCAGCTCGAAGCTGCGGCCGTCAGCCATGGTCACCGGAACAGAGTTCCTGGAGCGGTCGGCCGGGGCGTCCCGCTTGGAGACCAGGTCGTGCTCGTGGTCTTCGATCTGGGTCGCATTGGCGTTGAAGGACGGTGCGTCCGACGCCGGGAACGTTTCTTCCAGCGTCTCGTCCACGGTGCCGCTCTCGGCTTCAACCGTCTCGTGAACGTAGTTCTTGAGGTCCTTGCGGAACTGCTCCTTGGCGTTGGTCAGCTCCACGCGGTCCTGCGGGCGCTTCGGTCCGGCAATGGAGGAAACCACGGTGGACAGATCCAGTTCAAGGTACTCGGAGTACTTGATCTCGACGGAGGGATCGTGCCACAGGCCCTGTTCCTTGGCGTAGGCCTCAACGAGGGCCACGTTCTCCTCGGACCGGCCGGTGAGGCGCAGGTAGTCCAGCGTGACGGCGTCGATCGGGAACATGGCAGCGGTGGAACCGAATTCCGGGCTCATGTTACCGATGGTGGCGCGGTTGGCCAGCGGAACGGCTCCAACGCCTTCTCCGTAGAACTCCACGAACTTGCCGACAACACCGTGCTTGCGCAGCATTTCGGTGATGGTCAGCACGACGTCGGTGGCGGTGGCGCCGGCCGGGATCTCGCCGGTGAGCTTGAAGCCGACAACGCGCGGGATCAGCATGGAGACGGGCTGGCCAAGCATGGCAGCTTCGGCTTCGATGCCGCCAACGCCCCAGCCGAGCACGCCCAGGCCGTTGACCATGGTGGTGTGGGAGTCGGTGCCGACGCAGGTGTCCGGGTAGGCGCGCAGGACGCCGTCAACTTCACGGGTCATCACGGTGCGGGCCAAATACTCGATGTTGACCTGGTGGACAATACCCATGCCCGGGGGAACAACCTTGAAGTCGTCAAACGCCGTCTGGCCCCAGCGAAGGAACTGGTACCGCTCGCCGTTGCGCTGGTATTCGATTTCCATGTTGCGCTCGAGGGCACCGGCATTACCGAAGGCATCGATCTGCACGGAGTGGTCAATGACCATTTCAGCCGGAGCAAGGGGGTTGACCCGCTTGGGGTCTCCGCCCAATTCCGCCACTGCCTCACGCATGGTTGCCAGGTCCACGATGCAGGGAACACCGGTGAAGTCCTGCATGATGACCCGAGCGGGGGTGAACTGGATTTCAGTGCTGGGCTCTGCGTTGGCATCCCACTGCGCCAGGGCGCGAACGTGGTCTGCGGTGATGTTGGCACCGTCTTCGGTGCGCAGCAGGTTCTCCAGCAGGACCTTGAGGCTGAACGGAAGGCTCTTGGCGCCTTCGACGGAATTCAACCGGAAAATTTCATATTCGTTTCCACCGACGTTTAGTACGCCTTTGGAACCGAAGCTGTCCACATTAGTCATAATAGGACTCCTCTCGCCACCGTTTTATCTTTGTCCAGCGGTCCGCGGCGTGCCAGTTAGGACTCCCTAACCGGCCGCCACGGGGGACGGCGGGGAAAATGGTGGACTATTTTCGCTGCCGGGACACCCCCTGCCGAACGAAAAACTTTCCCCGCCCGAAAGCAGGCGAAGTCTCCCCAACACGGCGCGGATCTGCACAACTGCTCTTATACTATCCGTTACATGCCGGTGTGACCTTAGACCATACCCGCGAGGCGCCGGGCACACCGGGCCGGAACCCGCCTCGGCCCCCCACTCCGCCACCCGCCCCGGCCACCTACCCCGGCCACCTACCCAGCCACTCACTCGGAGCGCAGGCAGTGTCCGCAGTGCGGTTGCACCCGTGGCCCGGGGCGCCGACGGCAGGGTCCTATTCGGCGGGCTTCTCCGAGGGGGTCAGGACCGCGAAGGACTCCATGTGGTGCGTGTGGGGGTACAGGTCAAAGACCCGCAGCGAGTCCAGCTGCCAGCCGAGTTCCTGGAAGTAGGCCAGGTCGCGGGCGAAGGACGCCGGGTCGCAGGATACGTAGCCGACGGCGCGGGGCGCGGCGGCATGGATCTGGCCCACTACGTCCTTCCCGGCGCCGACACGCGGCGGATCCAGCAGGACGACGTCGAGCCGGCCCTCGTAAGCGGCCAGCGCCTTGTCCACCCGGCCCTGCAGGATTTCCACCTGCGGTGCGGCGAAGAGATTTTTGCGGGCGTCCCGGCTTGCCCCCGGGGAAGCCTCGACCGAAAGCACGCGTCCCTCTTCTCCTGCGGCGTCGGCCAGCGGCGCCGTGAACAGGCCGGCACCGGCGTACAGGTCGGCAATCTGTTCCCCGGGCTGGACGCGCAGTCCGTCCAGGACCGCTTCCACCAGGGTGCGGGGGGCGCTGCGGTGGATCTGCCAGAAACCGGCACCGGTCACCCGGTAGTCATGGCCGGCAACACTTTCCGAAACCCAGGTGCGTCCGCGCAGGCGGTTCAGCGTGCCGGATTCGGGTTCCCAGGACGCGATGGAAGTGCCGGACGGCAGGGCGGAGGCAATCCGTCCGAGTGCCTTGGGGTGTGCTCCGTCGGCGGGAATCAGCAGGACCAGGGGCGCGCCGTTAACCGGCACGGCCACCTCGACCCGGGAAACACCGCTGAAGTCCACGTCCCACAGCTGGAGGTCGTTGACGGCTTCCACGGCCAGCGGCATGCGCTGGACCGGAATGAGCTCCTCGGAGCGGTGGGCGTGCATGGCCAGGCGGCCGCCCGGAGCCACGGAGAAGCTTGCGCGGGTCCGCCAGTGCAGGCCGTCGGCGCGCTCCTCAACTGCGGGCTCCACGGTGATTTTGCGTTCCACCTTGGCCAGGCGCAGCAGCTGCTCGGCGAAGATGTCCGCTT
This genomic interval from Arthrobacter citreus contains the following:
- the dxs gene encoding 1-deoxy-D-xylulose-5-phosphate synthase, with translation MGLLETIRDPRDLSKLTTEQLERLSGEIRSFLISNVAQTGGHLGPNLGVVELTVGIHRVFDSPRDSIVFDTGHQSYVHKILTGRQDFSTLRQQGGMSGYPSRAESVHDIVESSHASSSLSWADGISRARQLTGEGDRYTVVMVGDGALTGGMAWEALNNIAADQRRRVVIVVNDNGRSYAPTIGGVADYLASMRPTLDTVRTHRVYENTLGWWKQRLQDGGPVGRFTYHSLHAAKRGIKDWWAPQGLFEDLGLKYIGPIDGHDMAAVERALIKARNYNGPVLVHAMTEKGRGYAPARANVADQFHAVGVIDPETGKAVEPGGKQSWTSVFATEIADIADEREDIVGITGAMLIPVGLHRFAEKHPERVFDVGIAEQHALTSAAGMAFGGLHPVVALYATFLNRAFDQLLMDVALHKAGVTIVLDRAGVTGPDGASHHGMWDMSMLQIVPGLHLSAPRDATRLKEELREAVAINDAPSVVRFSKGTVGPDVEAIDRTSDGVDILARRPSDEKSNDVLIVSVGAMAEMALQVANRLGAQGISSTVVDPRWVLPVPRSIIRMAAEHRIVIVIEDGVRAGGVGSRIRQEMRAAGVDTALNEVGLPVEFLDHGTRAEVLERVGLTARQVANDVVAQVLGTKVPFARPLPGQDMPTGQIPKIQ
- a CDS encoding aconitate hydratase; amino-acid sequence: MTNVDSFGSKGVLNVGGNEYEIFRLNSVEGAKSLPFSLKVLLENLLRTEDGANITADHVRALAQWDANAEPSTEIQFTPARVIMQDFTGVPCIVDLATMREAVAELGGDPKRVNPLAPAEMVIDHSVQIDAFGNAGALERNMEIEYQRNGERYQFLRWGQTAFDDFKVVPPGMGIVHQVNIEYLARTVMTREVDGVLRAYPDTCVGTDSHTTMVNGLGVLGWGVGGIEAEAAMLGQPVSMLIPRVVGFKLTGEIPAGATATDVVLTITEMLRKHGVVGKFVEFYGEGVGAVPLANRATIGNMSPEFGSTAAMFPIDAVTLDYLRLTGRSEENVALVEAYAKEQGLWHDPSVEIKYSEYLELDLSTVVSSIAGPKRPQDRVELTNAKEQFRKDLKNYVHETVEAESGTVDETLEETFPASDAPSFNANATQIEDHEHDLVSKRDAPADRSRNSVPVTMADGRSFELDHGAVSIASITSCTNTSNPSVMMAAAVLARNAVEKGLASKPWVKTSVAPGSKVVTDYYEKSGLIPYLEKLGFFVVGYGCATCIGNSGPLEEEISTAIQEADLAVTAVLSGNRNFEGRINPDVKMNYLASPPLVVAYALAGTMDFDFENDPLGQDEAGNDIFLKDIWPNPVEVQEIIDASINKEMFSNSYDTIFEGDDRWKSLPTPEGATFEWDTESTYVRKPPYFEGMKAQPEPVSDIEGARVLLKLGDSVTTDHISPAGSFKSDTPAGRYLLEHGVERKDFNSYGSRRGNHEVMIRGTFANIRIKNQLLDGVEGGFTRDFSQADAPQAAVYDASVNYQAAGIPLVVLAGKEYGSGSSRDWAAKGTALLGVKAVIAESYERIHRSNLIGMGVLPLQYPAGVNAESLGLTGTETFAVSGVTELNNGNTPKTVTVTATPENGEAISFEAVLRIDTPGEADYYRNGGILQYVLRQITAK
- a CDS encoding class I SAM-dependent RNA methyltransferase: MTTDTTPSEIELTIGAPAHGGHFVARHEGRVVFVRHALPGERVRARLTDAADGASFWRADVTEVLEPAPGRVEHFWPEADALRAASRGRLPVGGAEFGHIDLATQRELKADIFAEQLLRLAKVERKITVEPAVEERADGLHWRTRASFSVAPGGRLAMHAHRSEELIPVQRMPLAVEAVNDLQLWDVDFSGVSRVEVAVPVNGAPLVLLIPADGAHPKALGRIASALPSGTSIASWEPESGTLNRLRGRTWVSESVAGHDYRVTGAGFWQIHRSAPRTLVEAVLDGLRVQPGEQIADLYAGAGLFTAPLADAAGEEGRVLSVEASPGASRDARKNLFAAPQVEILQGRVDKALAAYEGRLDVVLLDPPRVGAGKDVVGQIHAAAPRAVGYVSCDPASFARDLAYFQELGWQLDSLRVFDLYPHTHHMESFAVLTPSEKPAE